One Thioclava electrotropha DNA segment encodes these proteins:
- the ade gene encoding adenine deaminase — protein sequence MEQKNKIKSWPEAAPRLIAVAAGREPADLVIRGGKWVNVHTREVLEGYDISVVEGRFAAVAPDLSDSIGPDTEVIEAEGRYMVPGLCDAHMHIESGMLTPAEFAAAVIPHGTTSMFTDPHEIANVLGLDGVRMMHDEALMQPVNIFTQMPSCAPSAPGLETTGFEITPEDVAEAMTWPGIIGLGEMMNFPGVINADPKMLAEIAATQNAHKTVGGHYASPDLGAPFRAYVAGGPADDHEGTCEADAIARVRNGMRSMMRLGSAWYDVETQITAVTEKGLDPRNFILCTDDCHSGTLVNDGHMNRVFRHAVECGADPLVALQMCTLNTATHFGLERELGSITPGRRADVILTSDLATLPVEQVIARGKTVAKAGKLLAECPHYDWPESARDTVHLGKALTGADFEITAPEGANTVTARVIGVVENQAPTKALTAELDVTDGLAQPDTAKDIAQIALVERHQGTGGVTNGFVSGFGYKGRMAMGSTVAHDSHHMIVVGTDREMMAACANALGEMGGGVSVWKDGEEIAAVPLPIAGLMSDDPAQTVAARAAKMVEAMGACGCTLNNAYMQHSLLALVVIPEIRISDLGLVDVTRFELTDLFE from the coding sequence AGAACAAGATCAAATCCTGGCCCGAAGCCGCACCGCGATTGATTGCCGTGGCTGCCGGGCGCGAACCCGCCGACCTCGTGATCCGGGGTGGCAAATGGGTCAATGTCCACACACGTGAGGTTCTCGAGGGCTACGATATTTCCGTTGTCGAGGGGCGATTTGCCGCCGTGGCCCCCGATCTGTCGGACAGTATCGGCCCCGACACCGAAGTGATCGAGGCCGAGGGGCGCTACATGGTGCCGGGCCTGTGCGATGCGCATATGCATATCGAGAGCGGGATGCTCACGCCCGCCGAATTCGCCGCCGCGGTGATCCCGCATGGCACGACGAGCATGTTCACCGATCCGCATGAGATCGCCAACGTGCTGGGGCTCGACGGCGTGCGGATGATGCATGACGAGGCGCTGATGCAGCCGGTCAACATCTTCACCCAGATGCCCTCCTGCGCGCCCTCTGCGCCGGGGCTGGAGACCACGGGTTTCGAGATCACCCCCGAGGATGTGGCCGAGGCGATGACATGGCCCGGCATCATCGGTCTGGGCGAGATGATGAACTTCCCCGGCGTGATCAATGCCGACCCGAAGATGCTGGCCGAGATCGCCGCGACGCAGAACGCGCATAAGACCGTGGGCGGGCATTACGCCTCCCCCGATCTGGGCGCGCCGTTCCGCGCCTATGTCGCGGGCGGGCCCGCCGACGATCACGAGGGCACCTGCGAGGCCGACGCGATCGCGCGGGTGCGCAACGGGATGCGCTCGATGATGCGGCTGGGCTCGGCTTGGTATGACGTGGAGACGCAGATCACCGCCGTCACCGAGAAGGGCCTCGATCCGCGCAACTTCATCCTGTGTACCGATGATTGCCATTCCGGCACGCTGGTGAATGACGGACATATGAACCGCGTCTTCCGCCATGCGGTGGAGTGCGGGGCCGATCCACTGGTCGCGCTGCAGATGTGCACGCTCAACACCGCGACCCATTTCGGGCTGGAGCGCGAGCTGGGCTCGATCACGCCGGGCCGCCGGGCCGATGTGATCCTGACCTCGGATCTGGCGACCCTGCCGGTCGAGCAGGTCATCGCGCGGGGCAAGACCGTCGCGAAGGCGGGCAAGCTGCTGGCCGAGTGCCCGCATTACGACTGGCCCGAAAGCGCGCGCGACACGGTGCACCTAGGCAAGGCCCTGACGGGCGCGGATTTCGAGATCACGGCCCCTGAGGGCGCCAATACCGTCACCGCCCGCGTGATCGGCGTCGTCGAGAACCAGGCCCCGACCAAGGCGCTGACGGCAGAGCTGGACGTGACCGACGGGCTCGCCCAGCCCGACACCGCCAAGGACATCGCGCAGATTGCGCTGGTGGAGCGCCATCAAGGCACCGGCGGCGTCACCAACGGCTTCGTCTCGGGCTTCGGCTACAAAGGCCGCATGGCGATGGGCTCGACCGTGGCCCATGACAGCCACCACATGATCGTGGTCGGCACCGACCGCGAGATGATGGCCGCCTGCGCCAACGCGCTTGGCGAGATGGGCGGCGGGGTCTCCGTCTGGAAGGACGGCGAAGAGATCGCCGCCGTACCGCTGCCGATCGCAGGGTTGATGTCGGACGATCCGGCGCAGACCGTGGCCGCACGCGCCGCCAAGATGGTCGAGGCGATGGGCGCCTGCGGCTGCACTTTGAACAACGCTTACATGCAGCATTCGCTGCTCGCGCTCGTCGTCATTCCCGAGATCCGCATTTCGGATCTGGGCCTCGTCGACGTGACGCGTTTTGAACTGACGGATCTTTTTGAATGA